In Myotis daubentonii chromosome 16, mMyoDau2.1, whole genome shotgun sequence, one DNA window encodes the following:
- the CEP131 gene encoding centrosomal protein of 131 kDa isoform X1 — protein MEPATQACAPTGNRTATSWFLGRRSTTEPHRPGPAGLSWDRGALSSTMKGSQATSSPPGPPEGSLEGLDLSLTGLPPPMSRRPNSASAAKPVARSISVATGGEPKRKALEATGPGSSRTINNLRRSSSTTQAHQPQAKQAWAGPLRPAEPPDFLTLLESSSGGNQRPAGVGRASSENGATWNVLDDQPRALPSPPAARSPCALDTPAGPRRREGTVSLAPNFTANNRSNKAAVGNFVTTMVHNNHGPADAAPKSSNRTAPSLNNLVKAATREGEGSGGGKPQKNSASSNHGARNNAGAAGGLLRRREVTEEEAERFIHQVNQAAITIQRWYRYQAQRRRAQAASLGHLLASKLEGQQKRQAEGDLLDLHRQREAARRKAREEKARQARRAAIQELQQKRAQKSGHGTQEPGKPQPAQEPPLRPGDSAQQPPKANNAGASSRTPGPEDPCQPIPNASPEAQQLPDDKPQDTSAQDAAGEALETGGPGSRAQCRATLDELLDTLRLLEEAPEPLPRPRAYHKDRYAWSDEEDDASSLTADNLEKFGKLSVPAGPPEDGTLLSEAKLQSIMCFLDEMEQSGRERPAAAPEVRGSPQVRGSPQASGSPQASGSPQGLAMEEGPRCLESASEASASVMRLKLEVEEKKQAMALLQRALAQQRDLTIRRVKETEKELGRQLRQQREHYEATIQRHLSFIDQLIEDKKSLGEKCAAVVAELKQGEQRRQEREAQMREQHALEIKKLKELMSATEKVRREKWMNEKTRKIKEITVRGLEPEIQKLIAKHKQEVRKLRSLHAAELLQADERAAQRFGRQAEALREQLEQEKEALAQQERARTQQRFEQQLEQEQRDLQQLRRRLYSEVAEEKERLGQQAARQRAELEDLRQQLEESSAARARALRAELDKGREELEQRHQMELQALKDQLEVERQLWEANCAKKEEAWLLSRERELKEEIRRGRDKDIELVIRRLEADMTQAREESERAAESRVKRLRDQHEAELAELQQAGRRLQDQCAELRGRLAEAEGEGVRLQGLVRQKDRALAEAKAVSEQLAGERSGLAQVLRQEFADRLAASEEENRQVRAELAELRAQQRLELEQLRREKQAELEDVHARVKAALAKKEEAVSSLRKQHQAAVKRADHLEELLEQRRRPLPSAK, from the exons atggagcccgcaacccaggcctgtgccccgaccgggaatcgaaccgcgacctcctggttcctaggccgacgctcaaccacggagccacaccggccgggcccagCGGGTTTAAGCTGGGACAGAGG GGCCCTCTCGTCCACCATGAAAGGCTCCCAGGCCACCAGCAGCCCCCCCGGACCCCCCGAGGGCAGCCTGGAAGGCTTGGACCTGAGTCTGACGGGGCTCCCTCCCCCCATGTCCCGACGCCCCAACAGCGCCTCTGCCGCCAAGCCTGTCGCCCGCTCCATCTCCGTGGCCACAGGCGGCGAGCCGAAGAGGAAGGCGCTG GAGGCCACGGGGCCCGGAAGCTCCAGGACCATCAACAACCTTCGCAGGTCCAGCAGCACCACGCAGGCCCACCAGCCTCAGGCCAAGCAGGCGTGGGCCGGCCCCCTCAG GCCGGCGGAGCCCCCTGACTTCCTGACGCTCTTGGAGAGCAGCTCCGGTGGGAACCAGAGGCCGGCcggtgtgggcagggcctccaGCGAGAATGGGGCCACGTGGAACGTCCTG GACGACCAGCCCAGGGCCCTCCCctcgccgcccgccgcccggagTCCCTGTGCCCTGGACACGCCGGCGGGCCCACGGAGGAGAGAGGGCACCGTCTCCCTGGCGCCCAACTTCACTGCCAACAACAG GAGCAACAAGGCGGCCGTGGGCAACTTCGTCACCACCATGGTGCACAACAACCACGGCCCCGCGGACGCGGCGCCCAAGAGCTCCAACCGCACGGCGCCCTCCCTCAA CAACCTGGTCAAGGCAGCCACCCGCGAGGGCGAGGGCAGCGGCGGCGGGAAGCCACAGAAGAACTCGGCCAGCAGCAACCACGGGGCCCGGAACAACGCGGGGGCCGCCGGGGGCCTGCTCAGGCGGCGGGAGGTGACGGAGGAGGAGGCCGAGAG GTTTATCCACCAGGTGAACCAGGCCGCCATCACCATCCAGCGCTGGTACCGGTACCAGGCCCAGCGGCGCCGAGCCCAAGCCGCCAGCCTGGGGCACCTGCTAGCATCCAAGCTTGAG GGCCAGCAGAAGCGGCAGGCAGAGGGCGACCTGCTGGACCTGCACCGGCAGAGGGAGGCGGCCCGGAGGAAAGCCCGCGAAGAGAAGGCGCGCCAGGCCAGACGGGCGGCCATCCAG GAGCTGCAGCAGAAGCGAGCCCAGAAGTCTGGCCACGGGACCCAGGAGCCGGGGAAGCCCCAGCCGGCCCAGGAGCCGCCCCTGCGGCCAGGAGACAGCGCTCAGCAGCCCCCCAAGGCCAACAACGCGG GAGCCAGCTCCCGGACCCCGGGCCCCGAGGACCCCTGCCAGCCTATCCCCAACGCCTCCCCAGAGGCCCAGCAGCTCCCGGACGACAAGCCACAG GACACCAGTGCCCAGGACGCGGCTGGTGAGGCCCTGGAGACGGGCggccctgggagcagggcccagTGCAGGGCGACCCTGGACGAGCTGCTGGACACGCTGAGGCTGCTGGAGGAGGCGCCCGAGCCGCTGCCCCGCCCCAGGGCCTACCACAAGGACAGATACGCCTGGAGCGACGAG GAGGACGACGCCAGCTCCCTGACGGCCGACAACCTGGAGAAGTTCGGGAAGCTGAGTGTGCCCGCCGGGCCCCCCGAGGACGGGACGCTGCTGTCGGAGGCCAAGCTGCAGAGCATCATGTGCTTCCTGGACGAGATGGAGCAGTCGGGGCGGGAGCGGCCGGCCGCGGCCCCCGAG GTGCGCGGGTCCCCCCAG GTGCGCGGGTCCCCCCAGGCGTCTGGGTCCCCCCAAGCGTCCGGGTCCCCCCAG GGGCTCGCAATGGAGGAGGGGCCGCGGTGCCTGGAGTCTGCATCCGAGGCGAGCGCGTCTGTGATGCGGCTGAAGCTGGAGGTGGAGGAGAAGAAGCAGGCGATGGCACTGCTACAGCGGGCGCTG gcgCAGCAGCGGGACCTCACCATCCGGCGGGTCAAGGAGACGGAGAAGGAGCTGGGCCGGCAGCTGCGGCAGCAGAGGGAGCACTACGAGGCCACCATCCAGCGGCACCTGTCCTTCATCGACCAG CTGATCGAAGACAAGAAGAGCCTGGGGGAGAAGTGCGCGGCCGTGGTGGCCGAGCTGAAGCAGGGGGAGCAGAGGCGCcaggagagggaggcccagatGCGGGAGCAGCACGCGCTG GAGATCAAGAAGCTCAAAGAGCTGATGAGCGCGACGGAGAAGGTGCGCAGGGAGAAGTGGATGAACGAGAAGACCCGGAAGATCAAGGAGATCACGGTCAGAG gcctggaGCCCGAGATCCAGAAGCTGATCGCCAAGCACAAGCAGGAGGTGAGGAAGCTGCGCAGTCTGCACGCGGCCGAGCTGCTGCAGGCAGACGAGCGGGCGGCCCAGCGCTTCGGGCGCCAGGCGGAGGCGCTGCGGGAGCAGCTGGAGCAGGAGAAGGAGGCGCTGGCCCAGCAGGAGCGCGCGCGCACCCAGCAGCG CTTCGAGCAGCAACTGGAGCAGGAGCAGCGGGACCTGCAGCAGCTGCGTCGGCGGCTCTACAGCGAGGTGGCCGAGGAGAAGGAGCGGCTGGGCCAGCAggctgccag GCAGCGGGCGGAGCTGGAGGACCTgcggcagcagctggaggagaGCAGCGCGGCCAGGGCCCGGGCCCTGCGGGCTGAGCTGGACAAGGGGCGGGAGGAGCTGGAGCAACGGCACCAG atggagctgcaggccctgaaGGACCAGCTGGAGGTGGAGCGGCAGCTGTGGGAGGCCAACTGTGCCAAGAAGGAG gaagcGTGGCTGCTGAGCCGGGAGCGGGAGCTGAAGGAGGAGATCCGGAGAGGCCGCGACAAGGACATCGAGCTGGTCATCCGCCGGCTGGAGGCCGACATGACACAAGCCAGGGAGGAGAGCGAGCGGGCCGCCGAGAGCCG CGTCAAGCGCCTCCGAGACCAGCACGAAGCCGAGCTGGCGGAGCTGCAGCAGGCGGGACGGAGGCTGCAGGACCAGTGCGCCGAGCTGAGGGGGCGGCTGGCGGAGGCCGAGGGCGAGGGCGTGCGCCTGCAGGGCCTGGTGCGCCAGAAGGACAGGGCCCTGGCCGAAGCGAAGGCG GTGAGCGAGCAGCTGGCGGGCGAGCGGAGCGGCCTGGCCCAGGTGCTCCGCCAGGAGTTCGCCGACCGGCTGGCCGCCTCCGAGGAGGAAAACCGGCAGGTCAGGGCCGAGCTGGCCGAGCTGCGGGCACAGCAgcggctggagctggagcagctcCGGCGGGAGAAGCAGGCGGAGCTGGAGGACGTGCACGCCAG GGTGAAGGCGGCCCTGGCCAAGAAGGAGGAGGCCGTGAGCAGCCTCCGGAAGCAGCACCAG GCCGCGGTGAAGCGGGCCGACCACCTGGAGGAGCTGCTGGAGCAGCGCAGGCGGCCACTGCCCAGCGCCAAGTGA
- the CEP131 gene encoding centrosomal protein of 131 kDa isoform X2 produces MEPATQACAPTGNRTATSWFLGRRSTTEPHRPGPAGLSWDRGALSSTMKGSQATSSPPGPPEGSLEGLDLSLTGLPPPMSRRPNSASAAKPVARSISVATGGEPKRKALEATGPGSSRTINNLRRSSSTTQAHQPQAKQAWAGPLRPAEPPDFLTLLESSSGGNQRPAGVGRASSENGATWNVLDDQPRALPSPPAARSPCALDTPAGPRRREGTVSLAPNFTANNRSNKAAVGNFVTTMVHNNHGPADAAPKSSNRTAPSLNNLVKAATREGEGSGGGKPQKNSASSNHGARNNAGAAGGLLRRREVTEEEAERFIHQVNQAAITIQRWYRYQAQRRRAQAASLGHLLASKLEKRQAEGDLLDLHRQREAARRKAREEKARQARRAAIQELQQKRAQKSGHGTQEPGKPQPAQEPPLRPGDSAQQPPKANNAGASSRTPGPEDPCQPIPNASPEAQQLPDDKPQDTSAQDAAGEALETGGPGSRAQCRATLDELLDTLRLLEEAPEPLPRPRAYHKDRYAWSDEEDDASSLTADNLEKFGKLSVPAGPPEDGTLLSEAKLQSIMCFLDEMEQSGRERPAAAPEVRGSPQVRGSPQASGSPQASGSPQGLAMEEGPRCLESASEASASVMRLKLEVEEKKQAMALLQRALAQQRDLTIRRVKETEKELGRQLRQQREHYEATIQRHLSFIDQLIEDKKSLGEKCAAVVAELKQGEQRRQEREAQMREQHALEIKKLKELMSATEKVRREKWMNEKTRKIKEITVRGLEPEIQKLIAKHKQEVRKLRSLHAAELLQADERAAQRFGRQAEALREQLEQEKEALAQQERARTQQRFEQQLEQEQRDLQQLRRRLYSEVAEEKERLGQQAARQRAELEDLRQQLEESSAARARALRAELDKGREELEQRHQMELQALKDQLEVERQLWEANCAKKEEAWLLSRERELKEEIRRGRDKDIELVIRRLEADMTQAREESERAAESRVKRLRDQHEAELAELQQAGRRLQDQCAELRGRLAEAEGEGVRLQGLVRQKDRALAEAKAVSEQLAGERSGLAQVLRQEFADRLAASEEENRQVRAELAELRAQQRLELEQLRREKQAELEDVHARVKAALAKKEEAVSSLRKQHQAAVKRADHLEELLEQRRRPLPSAK; encoded by the exons atggagcccgcaacccaggcctgtgccccgaccgggaatcgaaccgcgacctcctggttcctaggccgacgctcaaccacggagccacaccggccgggcccagCGGGTTTAAGCTGGGACAGAGG GGCCCTCTCGTCCACCATGAAAGGCTCCCAGGCCACCAGCAGCCCCCCCGGACCCCCCGAGGGCAGCCTGGAAGGCTTGGACCTGAGTCTGACGGGGCTCCCTCCCCCCATGTCCCGACGCCCCAACAGCGCCTCTGCCGCCAAGCCTGTCGCCCGCTCCATCTCCGTGGCCACAGGCGGCGAGCCGAAGAGGAAGGCGCTG GAGGCCACGGGGCCCGGAAGCTCCAGGACCATCAACAACCTTCGCAGGTCCAGCAGCACCACGCAGGCCCACCAGCCTCAGGCCAAGCAGGCGTGGGCCGGCCCCCTCAG GCCGGCGGAGCCCCCTGACTTCCTGACGCTCTTGGAGAGCAGCTCCGGTGGGAACCAGAGGCCGGCcggtgtgggcagggcctccaGCGAGAATGGGGCCACGTGGAACGTCCTG GACGACCAGCCCAGGGCCCTCCCctcgccgcccgccgcccggagTCCCTGTGCCCTGGACACGCCGGCGGGCCCACGGAGGAGAGAGGGCACCGTCTCCCTGGCGCCCAACTTCACTGCCAACAACAG GAGCAACAAGGCGGCCGTGGGCAACTTCGTCACCACCATGGTGCACAACAACCACGGCCCCGCGGACGCGGCGCCCAAGAGCTCCAACCGCACGGCGCCCTCCCTCAA CAACCTGGTCAAGGCAGCCACCCGCGAGGGCGAGGGCAGCGGCGGCGGGAAGCCACAGAAGAACTCGGCCAGCAGCAACCACGGGGCCCGGAACAACGCGGGGGCCGCCGGGGGCCTGCTCAGGCGGCGGGAGGTGACGGAGGAGGAGGCCGAGAG GTTTATCCACCAGGTGAACCAGGCCGCCATCACCATCCAGCGCTGGTACCGGTACCAGGCCCAGCGGCGCCGAGCCCAAGCCGCCAGCCTGGGGCACCTGCTAGCATCCAAGCTTGAG AAGCGGCAGGCAGAGGGCGACCTGCTGGACCTGCACCGGCAGAGGGAGGCGGCCCGGAGGAAAGCCCGCGAAGAGAAGGCGCGCCAGGCCAGACGGGCGGCCATCCAG GAGCTGCAGCAGAAGCGAGCCCAGAAGTCTGGCCACGGGACCCAGGAGCCGGGGAAGCCCCAGCCGGCCCAGGAGCCGCCCCTGCGGCCAGGAGACAGCGCTCAGCAGCCCCCCAAGGCCAACAACGCGG GAGCCAGCTCCCGGACCCCGGGCCCCGAGGACCCCTGCCAGCCTATCCCCAACGCCTCCCCAGAGGCCCAGCAGCTCCCGGACGACAAGCCACAG GACACCAGTGCCCAGGACGCGGCTGGTGAGGCCCTGGAGACGGGCggccctgggagcagggcccagTGCAGGGCGACCCTGGACGAGCTGCTGGACACGCTGAGGCTGCTGGAGGAGGCGCCCGAGCCGCTGCCCCGCCCCAGGGCCTACCACAAGGACAGATACGCCTGGAGCGACGAG GAGGACGACGCCAGCTCCCTGACGGCCGACAACCTGGAGAAGTTCGGGAAGCTGAGTGTGCCCGCCGGGCCCCCCGAGGACGGGACGCTGCTGTCGGAGGCCAAGCTGCAGAGCATCATGTGCTTCCTGGACGAGATGGAGCAGTCGGGGCGGGAGCGGCCGGCCGCGGCCCCCGAG GTGCGCGGGTCCCCCCAG GTGCGCGGGTCCCCCCAGGCGTCTGGGTCCCCCCAAGCGTCCGGGTCCCCCCAG GGGCTCGCAATGGAGGAGGGGCCGCGGTGCCTGGAGTCTGCATCCGAGGCGAGCGCGTCTGTGATGCGGCTGAAGCTGGAGGTGGAGGAGAAGAAGCAGGCGATGGCACTGCTACAGCGGGCGCTG gcgCAGCAGCGGGACCTCACCATCCGGCGGGTCAAGGAGACGGAGAAGGAGCTGGGCCGGCAGCTGCGGCAGCAGAGGGAGCACTACGAGGCCACCATCCAGCGGCACCTGTCCTTCATCGACCAG CTGATCGAAGACAAGAAGAGCCTGGGGGAGAAGTGCGCGGCCGTGGTGGCCGAGCTGAAGCAGGGGGAGCAGAGGCGCcaggagagggaggcccagatGCGGGAGCAGCACGCGCTG GAGATCAAGAAGCTCAAAGAGCTGATGAGCGCGACGGAGAAGGTGCGCAGGGAGAAGTGGATGAACGAGAAGACCCGGAAGATCAAGGAGATCACGGTCAGAG gcctggaGCCCGAGATCCAGAAGCTGATCGCCAAGCACAAGCAGGAGGTGAGGAAGCTGCGCAGTCTGCACGCGGCCGAGCTGCTGCAGGCAGACGAGCGGGCGGCCCAGCGCTTCGGGCGCCAGGCGGAGGCGCTGCGGGAGCAGCTGGAGCAGGAGAAGGAGGCGCTGGCCCAGCAGGAGCGCGCGCGCACCCAGCAGCG CTTCGAGCAGCAACTGGAGCAGGAGCAGCGGGACCTGCAGCAGCTGCGTCGGCGGCTCTACAGCGAGGTGGCCGAGGAGAAGGAGCGGCTGGGCCAGCAggctgccag GCAGCGGGCGGAGCTGGAGGACCTgcggcagcagctggaggagaGCAGCGCGGCCAGGGCCCGGGCCCTGCGGGCTGAGCTGGACAAGGGGCGGGAGGAGCTGGAGCAACGGCACCAG atggagctgcaggccctgaaGGACCAGCTGGAGGTGGAGCGGCAGCTGTGGGAGGCCAACTGTGCCAAGAAGGAG gaagcGTGGCTGCTGAGCCGGGAGCGGGAGCTGAAGGAGGAGATCCGGAGAGGCCGCGACAAGGACATCGAGCTGGTCATCCGCCGGCTGGAGGCCGACATGACACAAGCCAGGGAGGAGAGCGAGCGGGCCGCCGAGAGCCG CGTCAAGCGCCTCCGAGACCAGCACGAAGCCGAGCTGGCGGAGCTGCAGCAGGCGGGACGGAGGCTGCAGGACCAGTGCGCCGAGCTGAGGGGGCGGCTGGCGGAGGCCGAGGGCGAGGGCGTGCGCCTGCAGGGCCTGGTGCGCCAGAAGGACAGGGCCCTGGCCGAAGCGAAGGCG GTGAGCGAGCAGCTGGCGGGCGAGCGGAGCGGCCTGGCCCAGGTGCTCCGCCAGGAGTTCGCCGACCGGCTGGCCGCCTCCGAGGAGGAAAACCGGCAGGTCAGGGCCGAGCTGGCCGAGCTGCGGGCACAGCAgcggctggagctggagcagctcCGGCGGGAGAAGCAGGCGGAGCTGGAGGACGTGCACGCCAG GGTGAAGGCGGCCCTGGCCAAGAAGGAGGAGGCCGTGAGCAGCCTCCGGAAGCAGCACCAG GCCGCGGTGAAGCGGGCCGACCACCTGGAGGAGCTGCTGGAGCAGCGCAGGCGGCCACTGCCCAGCGCCAAGTGA
- the CEP131 gene encoding centrosomal protein of 131 kDa isoform X3: protein MEPATQACAPTGNRTATSWFLGRRSTTEPHRPGPAGLSWDRGALSSTMKGSQATSSPPGPPEGSLEGLDLSLTGLPPPMSRRPNSASAAKPVARSISVATGGEPKRKALEATGPGSSRTINNLRRSSSTTQAHQPQAKQAWAGPLRPAEPPDFLTLLESSSGGNQRPAGVGRASSENGATWNVLDDQPRALPSPPAARSPCALDTPAGPRRREGTVSLAPNFTANNRSNKAAVGNFVTTMVHNNHGPADAAPKSSNRTAPSLNNLVKAATREGEGSGGGKPQKNSASSNHGARNNAGAAGGLLRRREVTEEEAERFIHQVNQAAITIQRWYRYQAQRRRAQAASLGHLLASKLEGQQKRQAEGDLLDLHRQREAARRKAREEKARQARRAAIQELQQKRAQKSGHGTQEPGKPQPAQEPPLRPGDSAQQPPKANNAGASSRTPGPEDPCQPIPNASPEAQQLPDDKPQDTSAQDAAGEALETGGPGSRAQCRATLDELLDTLRLLEEAPEPLPRPRAYHKDRYAWSDEEDDASSLTADNLEKFGKLSVPAGPPEDGTLLSEAKLQSIMCFLDEMEQSGRERPAAAPEGLAMEEGPRCLESASEASASVMRLKLEVEEKKQAMALLQRALAQQRDLTIRRVKETEKELGRQLRQQREHYEATIQRHLSFIDQLIEDKKSLGEKCAAVVAELKQGEQRRQEREAQMREQHALEIKKLKELMSATEKVRREKWMNEKTRKIKEITVRGLEPEIQKLIAKHKQEVRKLRSLHAAELLQADERAAQRFGRQAEALREQLEQEKEALAQQERARTQQRFEQQLEQEQRDLQQLRRRLYSEVAEEKERLGQQAARQRAELEDLRQQLEESSAARARALRAELDKGREELEQRHQMELQALKDQLEVERQLWEANCAKKEEAWLLSRERELKEEIRRGRDKDIELVIRRLEADMTQAREESERAAESRVKRLRDQHEAELAELQQAGRRLQDQCAELRGRLAEAEGEGVRLQGLVRQKDRALAEAKAVSEQLAGERSGLAQVLRQEFADRLAASEEENRQVRAELAELRAQQRLELEQLRREKQAELEDVHARVKAALAKKEEAVSSLRKQHQAAVKRADHLEELLEQRRRPLPSAK from the exons atggagcccgcaacccaggcctgtgccccgaccgggaatcgaaccgcgacctcctggttcctaggccgacgctcaaccacggagccacaccggccgggcccagCGGGTTTAAGCTGGGACAGAGG GGCCCTCTCGTCCACCATGAAAGGCTCCCAGGCCACCAGCAGCCCCCCCGGACCCCCCGAGGGCAGCCTGGAAGGCTTGGACCTGAGTCTGACGGGGCTCCCTCCCCCCATGTCCCGACGCCCCAACAGCGCCTCTGCCGCCAAGCCTGTCGCCCGCTCCATCTCCGTGGCCACAGGCGGCGAGCCGAAGAGGAAGGCGCTG GAGGCCACGGGGCCCGGAAGCTCCAGGACCATCAACAACCTTCGCAGGTCCAGCAGCACCACGCAGGCCCACCAGCCTCAGGCCAAGCAGGCGTGGGCCGGCCCCCTCAG GCCGGCGGAGCCCCCTGACTTCCTGACGCTCTTGGAGAGCAGCTCCGGTGGGAACCAGAGGCCGGCcggtgtgggcagggcctccaGCGAGAATGGGGCCACGTGGAACGTCCTG GACGACCAGCCCAGGGCCCTCCCctcgccgcccgccgcccggagTCCCTGTGCCCTGGACACGCCGGCGGGCCCACGGAGGAGAGAGGGCACCGTCTCCCTGGCGCCCAACTTCACTGCCAACAACAG GAGCAACAAGGCGGCCGTGGGCAACTTCGTCACCACCATGGTGCACAACAACCACGGCCCCGCGGACGCGGCGCCCAAGAGCTCCAACCGCACGGCGCCCTCCCTCAA CAACCTGGTCAAGGCAGCCACCCGCGAGGGCGAGGGCAGCGGCGGCGGGAAGCCACAGAAGAACTCGGCCAGCAGCAACCACGGGGCCCGGAACAACGCGGGGGCCGCCGGGGGCCTGCTCAGGCGGCGGGAGGTGACGGAGGAGGAGGCCGAGAG GTTTATCCACCAGGTGAACCAGGCCGCCATCACCATCCAGCGCTGGTACCGGTACCAGGCCCAGCGGCGCCGAGCCCAAGCCGCCAGCCTGGGGCACCTGCTAGCATCCAAGCTTGAG GGCCAGCAGAAGCGGCAGGCAGAGGGCGACCTGCTGGACCTGCACCGGCAGAGGGAGGCGGCCCGGAGGAAAGCCCGCGAAGAGAAGGCGCGCCAGGCCAGACGGGCGGCCATCCAG GAGCTGCAGCAGAAGCGAGCCCAGAAGTCTGGCCACGGGACCCAGGAGCCGGGGAAGCCCCAGCCGGCCCAGGAGCCGCCCCTGCGGCCAGGAGACAGCGCTCAGCAGCCCCCCAAGGCCAACAACGCGG GAGCCAGCTCCCGGACCCCGGGCCCCGAGGACCCCTGCCAGCCTATCCCCAACGCCTCCCCAGAGGCCCAGCAGCTCCCGGACGACAAGCCACAG GACACCAGTGCCCAGGACGCGGCTGGTGAGGCCCTGGAGACGGGCggccctgggagcagggcccagTGCAGGGCGACCCTGGACGAGCTGCTGGACACGCTGAGGCTGCTGGAGGAGGCGCCCGAGCCGCTGCCCCGCCCCAGGGCCTACCACAAGGACAGATACGCCTGGAGCGACGAG GAGGACGACGCCAGCTCCCTGACGGCCGACAACCTGGAGAAGTTCGGGAAGCTGAGTGTGCCCGCCGGGCCCCCCGAGGACGGGACGCTGCTGTCGGAGGCCAAGCTGCAGAGCATCATGTGCTTCCTGGACGAGATGGAGCAGTCGGGGCGGGAGCGGCCGGCCGCGGCCCCCGAG GGGCTCGCAATGGAGGAGGGGCCGCGGTGCCTGGAGTCTGCATCCGAGGCGAGCGCGTCTGTGATGCGGCTGAAGCTGGAGGTGGAGGAGAAGAAGCAGGCGATGGCACTGCTACAGCGGGCGCTG gcgCAGCAGCGGGACCTCACCATCCGGCGGGTCAAGGAGACGGAGAAGGAGCTGGGCCGGCAGCTGCGGCAGCAGAGGGAGCACTACGAGGCCACCATCCAGCGGCACCTGTCCTTCATCGACCAG CTGATCGAAGACAAGAAGAGCCTGGGGGAGAAGTGCGCGGCCGTGGTGGCCGAGCTGAAGCAGGGGGAGCAGAGGCGCcaggagagggaggcccagatGCGGGAGCAGCACGCGCTG GAGATCAAGAAGCTCAAAGAGCTGATGAGCGCGACGGAGAAGGTGCGCAGGGAGAAGTGGATGAACGAGAAGACCCGGAAGATCAAGGAGATCACGGTCAGAG gcctggaGCCCGAGATCCAGAAGCTGATCGCCAAGCACAAGCAGGAGGTGAGGAAGCTGCGCAGTCTGCACGCGGCCGAGCTGCTGCAGGCAGACGAGCGGGCGGCCCAGCGCTTCGGGCGCCAGGCGGAGGCGCTGCGGGAGCAGCTGGAGCAGGAGAAGGAGGCGCTGGCCCAGCAGGAGCGCGCGCGCACCCAGCAGCG CTTCGAGCAGCAACTGGAGCAGGAGCAGCGGGACCTGCAGCAGCTGCGTCGGCGGCTCTACAGCGAGGTGGCCGAGGAGAAGGAGCGGCTGGGCCAGCAggctgccag GCAGCGGGCGGAGCTGGAGGACCTgcggcagcagctggaggagaGCAGCGCGGCCAGGGCCCGGGCCCTGCGGGCTGAGCTGGACAAGGGGCGGGAGGAGCTGGAGCAACGGCACCAG atggagctgcaggccctgaaGGACCAGCTGGAGGTGGAGCGGCAGCTGTGGGAGGCCAACTGTGCCAAGAAGGAG gaagcGTGGCTGCTGAGCCGGGAGCGGGAGCTGAAGGAGGAGATCCGGAGAGGCCGCGACAAGGACATCGAGCTGGTCATCCGCCGGCTGGAGGCCGACATGACACAAGCCAGGGAGGAGAGCGAGCGGGCCGCCGAGAGCCG CGTCAAGCGCCTCCGAGACCAGCACGAAGCCGAGCTGGCGGAGCTGCAGCAGGCGGGACGGAGGCTGCAGGACCAGTGCGCCGAGCTGAGGGGGCGGCTGGCGGAGGCCGAGGGCGAGGGCGTGCGCCTGCAGGGCCTGGTGCGCCAGAAGGACAGGGCCCTGGCCGAAGCGAAGGCG GTGAGCGAGCAGCTGGCGGGCGAGCGGAGCGGCCTGGCCCAGGTGCTCCGCCAGGAGTTCGCCGACCGGCTGGCCGCCTCCGAGGAGGAAAACCGGCAGGTCAGGGCCGAGCTGGCCGAGCTGCGGGCACAGCAgcggctggagctggagcagctcCGGCGGGAGAAGCAGGCGGAGCTGGAGGACGTGCACGCCAG GGTGAAGGCGGCCCTGGCCAAGAAGGAGGAGGCCGTGAGCAGCCTCCGGAAGCAGCACCAG GCCGCGGTGAAGCGGGCCGACCACCTGGAGGAGCTGCTGGAGCAGCGCAGGCGGCCACTGCCCAGCGCCAAGTGA